One region of Opitutaceae bacterium genomic DNA includes:
- a CDS encoding chloride channel protein: MPAPSIASESSAHSVPDRLSDFSTNRRVLLLCALAVPIGIIGAFVAKVLLWLIAVFTNAAFFLRFSSEPVTLDSHHFGWWGVAVPVLGGLIIGLMARYGSEKIRGHGIPEALEAILLGRSLIDPKVAVLKPVSSAVSIGTGGPFGAEGPIIMTGGAFGSMFAQLFNLTAAERKTLLVAGAAAGMAAVFATPIAAVLLAVELLLFEWKPRSFIPVAVAAAVASVMRVPLLGGGPIFPVALHDPLGAEALGLSLVVGVGAGLLSGGLTALVYFWEDLFERLPLHWMWWPALGGLAIGLGGLIDPRVLGVGYETIHGLMRGNVLMGALVSLLVAKSLVWAIALGSGTSGGVLAPLLMMGGALGAMIGLLTGIGDPGLWSMVGMAAIMGGTMRSPLTGMIFILELTHDLNALPALMIGSVAALCVTVLLLRRSILTEKLARRGQHIAREYSVDVFELMRVSDVMDRKPPIVSADTTVATLADRIARGDPAVATRQGTLIIDAGGSLAGIITRSDLMKVIQKGTASRTTVLEASSKDLAITHADVTLQDAIGLMLKRGIGRLPVVDRDHPSRLVGYLGRADILAARLRRQEEEERRERGPILGRDRQT; encoded by the coding sequence ATGCCCGCGCCTTCGATCGCGTCAGAGTCTTCCGCGCATTCCGTTCCCGACCGTCTGTCGGACTTCAGCACGAACCGCCGCGTGCTGCTGCTCTGCGCACTCGCCGTCCCCATCGGAATCATCGGCGCCTTCGTGGCCAAGGTGCTGCTCTGGCTGATCGCGGTTTTCACCAATGCGGCTTTCTTCCTGCGTTTCTCCAGTGAACCGGTGACCCTGGATAGCCACCATTTCGGATGGTGGGGCGTTGCGGTGCCCGTCCTTGGGGGGCTCATCATCGGCCTGATGGCGCGCTATGGCTCGGAAAAGATTCGCGGGCACGGCATACCCGAGGCGCTGGAGGCAATTCTTCTCGGTCGCAGCCTCATCGATCCGAAAGTCGCCGTGCTCAAACCCGTTTCATCCGCAGTATCGATCGGAACCGGCGGGCCCTTTGGCGCGGAGGGGCCCATCATAATGACCGGTGGGGCATTCGGCTCCATGTTCGCCCAGCTCTTCAATCTGACCGCTGCGGAACGCAAGACATTGCTGGTTGCCGGCGCAGCTGCGGGCATGGCTGCGGTGTTCGCCACACCAATCGCGGCGGTCCTGCTCGCCGTGGAACTGCTCCTTTTTGAATGGAAACCGCGCAGCTTCATTCCCGTTGCCGTTGCCGCCGCGGTGGCCTCGGTCATGCGCGTGCCATTGCTCGGTGGCGGGCCGATATTTCCCGTTGCCCTTCACGATCCTCTCGGAGCGGAGGCGCTCGGTCTCTCACTGGTCGTGGGTGTCGGCGCCGGACTCCTCTCGGGCGGCCTCACCGCTCTGGTTTATTTCTGGGAAGACTTGTTTGAGCGCCTGCCCCTTCACTGGATGTGGTGGCCGGCACTCGGCGGACTGGCCATCGGGCTCGGCGGACTGATCGATCCCCGGGTGCTCGGCGTGGGCTATGAAACCATCCACGGCCTGATGCGCGGCAACGTGCTGATGGGGGCCCTCGTAAGCCTGCTCGTTGCCAAGAGCCTCGTGTGGGCCATAGCCCTGGGCTCCGGCACTTCTGGCGGAGTTCTGGCCCCGCTGCTCATGATGGGCGGCGCTCTCGGCGCGATGATCGGCCTGCTGACCGGCATCGGCGATCCCGGACTGTGGAGCATGGTCGGCATGGCCGCGATCATGGGCGGCACCATGCGTTCGCCGCTCACCGGCATGATTTTCATCCTCGAGCTGACACACGATCTCAACGCCCTGCCCGCCCTGATGATCGGCAGCGTGGCCGCACTCTGCGTAACCGTTCTTCTTCTCCGGCGTTCCATCCTCACGGAAAAACTTGCGCGTCGCGGCCAGCACATCGCCCGCGAGTACAGCGTGGATGTCTTTGAACTCATGCGCGTGAGCGACGTCATGGACCGCAAGCCGCCCATTGTATCCGCCGACACCACCGTCGCCACCCTCGCCGATCGCATTGCCCGCGGCGATCCCGCCGTCGCCACACGCCAGGGGACCCTCATCATCGACGCGGGTGGATCGCTCGCCGGCATCATTACGCGCAGCGATCTAATGAAAGTCATCCAGAAGGGCACCGCCAGCCGAACCACTGTGCTCGAAGCAAGCAGCAAGGACCTCGCCATCACGCACGCGGACGTCACCTTGCAGGATGCCATCGGTCTCATGCTCAAGCGGGGAATCGGCCGGCTGCCGGTTGTCGATCGCGATCACCCCTCGCGACTCGTTGGATATCTCGGTCGGGCGGACATCCTTGCAGCCAGACTTCGACGTCAGGAGGAGGAAGAGCGGCGCGAACGCGGGCCGATACTCGGCCGCGACCGACAGACCTAG
- the ltrA gene encoding group II intron reverse transcriptase/maturase, with the protein MARDEAMAPMLGIKTPIKVQALQRTLYRKAKENKRWRAWSLYGDLCRCDVLETAMNAVVAKAGAAGIDGITTGQVKASAGKFLEDLQAQLKDGGYRPGPVKRVWIDKADGKQRPLGIPNVIDRIVQMALLIVLQPIVEADFDEGSFGYRPGRKAHEALDAIRNQLRQGRTEVVDADLSSYFDTIDHAGLLRLVARRVSDGSILRLVKLFLKAPIVEEKNGRSRYHKNDRGTPQGGVLSPLLANLYLNSLDHGVNGHPELDAKLVRYADDFVLLCRPGKGGAMLERLKQYLHAKRLRLNEAKTRLVNFQQEPFRFLGFNFARRRSPRTGNYFVHVEPSPKARQHLRDAVRDELNHWTKHRSCAEVIRRVNRITRGWSNYYHYGHSTHVFGSQQLWLRNRVRRWLWRKYDCKHGLFSFFTDARLVGQYQLWSLPLTCAWRR; encoded by the coding sequence GTGGCAAGGGACGAGGCGATGGCTCCAATGCTGGGGATAAAAACGCCGATCAAAGTCCAAGCGCTACAACGAACCCTATATCGCAAAGCGAAGGAGAACAAACGGTGGCGGGCGTGGAGTCTCTATGGAGACTTGTGCCGCTGCGACGTGTTGGAAACCGCCATGAATGCAGTGGTGGCCAAGGCAGGAGCGGCAGGAATTGACGGGATAACGACCGGGCAGGTGAAGGCCAGCGCGGGAAAATTCCTTGAAGACCTGCAAGCGCAACTGAAGGACGGGGGCTATCGACCCGGTCCGGTTAAACGCGTCTGGATCGACAAGGCCGATGGAAAACAAAGGCCGCTGGGAATCCCCAACGTAATCGACCGGATCGTGCAGATGGCGCTGCTGATCGTGTTACAACCGATCGTTGAGGCTGACTTCGATGAAGGCAGCTTTGGGTATCGGCCGGGGCGCAAGGCCCATGAGGCGCTTGACGCCATCCGAAATCAACTGCGGCAGGGAAGAACGGAGGTCGTGGATGCAGATTTAAGCAGCTACTTCGATACGATCGACCATGCTGGATTGCTCCGGTTGGTGGCGCGGCGCGTGAGCGACGGCAGCATCCTGAGATTGGTGAAGCTGTTCCTTAAGGCCCCCATTGTGGAGGAAAAGAATGGCAGGAGTAGATATCACAAGAATGACCGGGGCACGCCGCAAGGCGGAGTCCTTTCACCGCTGCTGGCCAACCTGTATCTAAACAGTTTGGACCACGGAGTGAACGGCCATCCGGAGCTGGATGCGAAGCTTGTCCGCTACGCGGACGACTTCGTGTTGTTGTGTCGCCCCGGAAAGGGCGGCGCAATGTTGGAGCGACTGAAGCAGTATCTGCATGCCAAGCGACTGAGGCTAAACGAAGCGAAAACCCGGCTGGTCAACTTCCAGCAGGAGCCCTTCCGCTTCCTTGGCTTCAATTTCGCAAGGCGACGCAGTCCGCGCACGGGCAACTACTTCGTGCATGTGGAACCCAGCCCGAAAGCCAGGCAGCATCTGCGCGATGCCGTCCGTGATGAACTCAATCACTGGACGAAACATCGTAGCTGCGCCGAGGTGATCAGACGGGTGAATCGGATCACCCGAGGTTGGTCCAACTACTACCATTACGGACACTCCACCCATGTGTTTGGCAGCCAGCAACTCTGGCTGCGAAATCGCGTGCGACGGTGGCTATGGCGGAAGTATGACTGCAAGCATGGCCTGTTCAGTTTCTTCACCGACGCGCGGCTGGTCGGACAATATCAACTCTGGTCACTGCCGCTCACCTGTGCATGGCGCCGATAG
- a CDS encoding amidohydrolase family protein: MSSPDFTRREFMTMSASWLGVAAVARAASPVAEPIIDIHQHLPYSGRTAKQLLAHQAAMGISFTILLPAGSRFGLAAGVNPFPETKALAEQYPDRFRWFANEVSDQPDAIEVMRSQLEAGAIGIGEQKFDVDCDSVAIERVAALAREFGVPVLLHFQQGTYNHHLERFPRILKKFPTVDFIGHAQTFWGNISKDYDESVLYPKGPVKPGGLTDRLLSEHPNMYADLSAGSGYQAIIRDEDHARAFFARHQDKLLYGSDCSDPVGRGPACSGSRQILSVKRFAPDKAAERKILYGNARRVLKLTHLPA; encoded by the coding sequence ATGTCCAGCCCCGACTTTACCCGTCGCGAATTCATGACGATGTCCGCCTCATGGCTCGGTGTCGCCGCAGTCGCGCGAGCCGCATCACCGGTCGCCGAGCCCATCATCGACATTCACCAGCACCTTCCCTACAGCGGCCGCACCGCGAAACAACTGCTCGCCCATCAAGCCGCAATGGGGATCTCGTTCACCATCCTGCTGCCCGCGGGATCCCGCTTCGGACTTGCCGCGGGTGTGAACCCCTTTCCGGAAACCAAAGCCCTGGCCGAACAGTACCCTGACCGCTTCCGTTGGTTCGCCAATGAGGTGAGCGACCAGCCCGACGCCATCGAGGTCATGCGCAGTCAACTGGAAGCGGGCGCCATCGGCATTGGCGAGCAGAAGTTTGACGTCGACTGCGACTCCGTAGCGATCGAGCGCGTAGCCGCTCTTGCCCGGGAGTTCGGTGTCCCCGTCCTCCTTCACTTCCAGCAGGGAACCTACAATCATCATCTCGAGCGTTTCCCGCGCATTCTGAAAAAGTTCCCGACCGTCGATTTCATCGGGCACGCGCAAACATTCTGGGGAAACATCTCGAAGGACTACGATGAATCGGTTCTTTATCCCAAGGGCCCCGTCAAGCCGGGCGGCCTCACCGATCGGCTGCTCTCGGAGCACCCCAACATGTATGCGGATCTCTCGGCCGGCTCCGGTTATCAGGCCATTATCCGCGATGAAGATCACGCGCGCGCTTTCTTTGCGCGGCATCAGGACAAGCTGCTGTATGGGAGTGACTGCTCCGACCCCGTCGGCCGCGGACCGGCATGCTCGGGTTCACGACAGATACTTTCGGTGAAGCGATTCGCACCGGACAAAGCGGCCGAGCGAAAGATCCTCTACGGCAATGCGCGCCGCGTGCTGAAGCTGACACACCTGCCAGCCTGA